The following are encoded together in the Mycolicibacterium arabiense genome:
- a CDS encoding aldo/keto reductase, translated as MPLRSGEDTAALGQGTWYFAESPGRRADEIASIRLGVDLGMTLIDTAEMYGDGAAEVLVGEAVAGRRGEVFLVDKVLPHHATRAGTVRACKASLGRLGTDYIDLYLLHWRGTIPLEETIAGFAELKREGMIRHWGVSNFDVDDMVELVGLPGGDEVQTNQILYNLTRRGPEYALLPWLAQHGIPAMAYSPIEQGRLLEHPALKPIAQRHNATPAQIALAWVLHHDGINAIPRAGTPSHVRQNAAARDIELSRTDFHDLDQAFPPPTRPVPLEVL; from the coding sequence GTGCCACTACGCTCCGGCGAGGACACCGCGGCCTTGGGCCAGGGAACCTGGTACTTTGCCGAGAGCCCTGGGCGGCGGGCCGACGAGATCGCCTCGATCCGGCTCGGTGTCGATCTGGGAATGACGCTGATCGACACCGCCGAGATGTACGGCGACGGAGCGGCGGAAGTCCTCGTCGGCGAGGCGGTCGCCGGTCGGCGCGGCGAAGTATTCCTCGTCGACAAGGTGCTCCCCCACCACGCCACCCGGGCGGGTACCGTCCGCGCGTGCAAGGCAAGCCTCGGCAGGCTCGGCACCGACTACATCGATCTCTACCTCCTGCATTGGCGCGGCACCATCCCACTGGAGGAGACGATTGCAGGTTTCGCCGAGCTGAAACGCGAGGGGATGATTCGGCACTGGGGAGTGAGCAATTTCGACGTCGACGACATGGTCGAACTCGTAGGCCTCCCAGGCGGCGATGAGGTTCAGACGAATCAGATCCTCTACAACCTGACCCGCCGAGGCCCCGAGTACGCGCTCCTGCCGTGGCTGGCCCAACACGGCATCCCGGCCATGGCCTACTCACCGATTGAGCAGGGGCGACTGCTCGAGCACCCGGCGCTCAAGCCGATTGCGCAGCGGCACAACGCGACCCCGGCGCAGATCGCACTCGCCTGGGTGCTTCACCACGACGGCATCAACGCCATCCCACGCGCGGGAACACCTTCTCACGTTCGACAGAACGCCGCCGCCCGCGACATCGAGCTGAGCCGCACCGACTTCCACGACCTCGACCAGGCGTTCCCGCCGCCTACTCGGCCGGTTCCACTCGAGGTTCTCTGA
- a CDS encoding ZIP family metal transporter encodes MLTALLWGLVASSSLIIGALAGVARTWNQRLIGLVLGFGAGALIASISFELAEEGFRVGGALPVGLGLAAGAVAFFVADQLVDRLGGSGDASRAAGVPLLLGALLDGIPEQAVLGIGIASGGSISPTLLVAIFVSNLPESIGSASDLRSAGRRGRRIVLGWAAVAALCAVATVGGYQLQEIAGAALQGGIDGFAAGALLVMLVGSMIPEATEKARGQSGLAAVLGFALAAGLSLAQ; translated from the coding sequence GTGCTGACCGCATTGCTGTGGGGGCTGGTCGCCTCGTCCTCGTTGATCATCGGCGCTCTCGCCGGTGTGGCCCGCACCTGGAACCAACGCCTCATCGGCCTGGTGCTCGGCTTCGGCGCCGGTGCCCTCATCGCGAGTATCTCGTTCGAACTGGCAGAGGAGGGGTTTCGCGTCGGTGGCGCGCTGCCAGTCGGGCTCGGTCTGGCGGCCGGTGCAGTGGCGTTCTTCGTCGCCGATCAGTTGGTCGACCGCCTCGGCGGTAGCGGTGATGCCAGCCGTGCGGCGGGGGTACCCCTTCTGCTCGGCGCGCTGCTCGACGGCATTCCCGAGCAGGCGGTGCTCGGTATCGGCATCGCCAGTGGCGGCTCCATCAGCCCGACTCTGCTCGTCGCCATCTTCGTGTCGAACCTCCCCGAGTCGATCGGGTCTGCCAGCGACCTGCGCAGCGCTGGTCGTCGCGGTAGGCGCATCGTGCTCGGCTGGGCGGCCGTTGCGGCACTATGCGCGGTCGCCACCGTGGGCGGCTACCAGCTTCAGGAGATCGCCGGGGCGGCGCTGCAGGGCGGAATCGACGGCTTCGCGGCGGGCGCGCTGCTGGTCATGCTCGTCGGATCGATGATCCCGGAAGCGACTGAGAAGGCACGCGGACAGTCCGGCTTGGCCGCAGTGCTCGGCTTCGCGCTGGCGGCCGGGTTGTCGCTGGCCCAATAG
- a CDS encoding UBP-type zinc finger domain-containing protein encodes MTSVYMDPHVVEIRPVRPRSSGCEECVRMGTPWLHLRLCLTCGHVGCCDSSPMRHARAHAQAIGHPIVQSFEPGENWRWCYVHEDYV; translated from the coding sequence ATGACGTCTGTGTACATGGATCCACACGTGGTGGAGATACGCCCGGTGCGCCCGCGCTCGAGCGGCTGTGAGGAATGCGTGCGGATGGGCACGCCGTGGCTGCACCTACGGCTGTGCCTCACGTGTGGACACGTCGGCTGTTGCGATTCGTCGCCCATGCGGCATGCCCGGGCACATGCCCAAGCAATCGGTCACCCGATCGTGCAGTCCTTCGAACCCGGTGAGAACTGGCGCTGGTGCTACGTCCACGAAGACTATGTCTGA
- a CDS encoding glutathione-independent formaldehyde dehydrogenase — MKALVYDGPRDVVVKDVADAKIEHPTDVLVKITATNICGSDLHMYEGRTNLEPGMVLGHENLGIVAEVGNAVVKVSAGDRVCVPFNIGCGFCRNCEEGLTAFCLTAHPDPKMAGAAYGFAGMGPFWGGQAEYLRVPFGDFNLLRLPEDAQEKEADYVMLADIFPTGWHCTRLADMQPGDSMVVYGAGPVGLMAAYSAMIQGASKVMIVDRHPDRLRLAEEIGVIPIDDSKGDPVEQVLEQTQGRGADKGCECVGYQAHDPQGHEDSAMTMNRLVDSVRFTGHIGVVGIFLPQDPNAPDELEQEGKIAFDMGKFWFKGQKIGTGQANVKHYNRQLRDLIHEGRAKPSWIVSHQLSLDEAPSGYEHFDARDDGWTKVILHP, encoded by the coding sequence ATGAAAGCACTCGTGTATGACGGACCGCGCGACGTCGTCGTCAAAGACGTTGCGGACGCCAAGATCGAGCATCCGACGGACGTGCTGGTGAAGATCACCGCCACCAACATCTGTGGGTCGGACCTGCACATGTACGAAGGCCGCACCAACCTGGAGCCGGGCATGGTGCTCGGGCACGAGAATCTGGGCATCGTTGCCGAGGTGGGCAATGCGGTCGTCAAGGTATCGGCTGGGGATCGAGTGTGTGTCCCCTTCAACATAGGTTGTGGCTTCTGCCGTAACTGCGAGGAGGGCCTGACGGCCTTCTGTCTGACAGCGCATCCGGATCCGAAAATGGCGGGCGCCGCCTACGGGTTCGCCGGGATGGGACCGTTCTGGGGTGGGCAGGCCGAGTATCTGCGGGTGCCGTTCGGTGATTTCAATCTCCTTCGACTCCCCGAGGACGCGCAGGAGAAGGAAGCCGACTACGTGATGCTCGCCGACATCTTTCCTACCGGATGGCACTGCACTCGCCTGGCCGACATGCAGCCAGGCGATTCCATGGTCGTGTACGGGGCCGGCCCGGTCGGATTGATGGCCGCATACTCGGCGATGATCCAAGGCGCCAGCAAGGTGATGATCGTCGATCGTCACCCCGACCGTCTGCGTCTTGCCGAAGAGATCGGCGTCATCCCCATCGACGATTCCAAGGGCGATCCCGTTGAGCAGGTGCTCGAACAGACTCAGGGACGGGGTGCCGACAAGGGTTGTGAATGCGTCGGTTATCAAGCACATGACCCACAGGGACATGAAGACTCGGCCATGACCATGAACCGACTGGTCGACTCGGTGCGATTCACCGGGCACATCGGAGTGGTCGGCATCTTCCTGCCGCAGGATCCGAACGCGCCCGACGAACTGGAGCAGGAGGGCAAGATCGCCTTCGACATGGGCAAGTTCTGGTTCAAGGGTCAGAAGATCGGTACCGGGCAGGCCAACGTCAAGCACTACAACCGCCAGCTTCGCGACCTGATCCACGAGGGCAGGGCCAAGCCGTCGTGGATCGTCTCCCACCAACTCTCGCTGGACGAGGCTCCGTCGGGCTATGAACATTTCGATGCCCGCGACGACGGATGGACGAAGGTCATCCTGCACCCGTGA
- the trxA gene encoding thioredoxin translates to MGNDIVTCPHCGKRNRVPEAASGKPRCANCHQWLPWVVAAGDSNFSNVAENASVPVLVDLWATWCGPCRMVSPALELLAGERAGQFKLVKVDVDGAPLISQRFTVQAVPTLLLLDHGQVLARRSGAAPIAALRKWLDETLSLDGSREARS, encoded by the coding sequence GTGGGAAATGACATCGTCACCTGCCCGCATTGCGGTAAGCGCAACCGCGTACCCGAGGCCGCCTCGGGCAAGCCGCGGTGCGCCAACTGTCACCAGTGGTTGCCGTGGGTTGTCGCAGCGGGCGACTCGAACTTCTCGAACGTCGCCGAGAACGCCTCGGTGCCAGTGCTCGTCGACCTGTGGGCGACCTGGTGCGGGCCGTGCCGGATGGTGAGCCCGGCACTGGAGCTGCTCGCAGGAGAGCGGGCCGGTCAATTCAAACTGGTCAAGGTCGACGTGGACGGTGCACCGCTGATCTCACAGCGGTTCACGGTACAGGCGGTGCCGACCCTGCTGCTCCTCGACCACGGGCAGGTACTTGCACGACGTTCGGGCGCTGCTCCAATTGCTGCGCTTCGCAAATGGCTGGATGAGACTTTGTCGTTGGACGGCTCGAGGGAGGCACGATCATGA
- a CDS encoding putative quinol monooxygenase, with product MATKALLVRLEAKPGKEGAVEEFLLSALPLVEQEPGTKPWLAVRFGPSTFGIIDAFPDESARETHLGGPVGKALADKADELFASPPDITKLDVLANKL from the coding sequence ATGGCTACCAAGGCATTGCTGGTACGGCTCGAGGCCAAGCCGGGCAAAGAGGGCGCTGTAGAGGAGTTCCTTCTCTCGGCGCTCCCACTCGTCGAGCAGGAGCCCGGCACGAAACCGTGGTTGGCAGTTCGGTTCGGTCCTTCCACGTTCGGCATCATCGACGCGTTTCCGGATGAGTCGGCACGCGAGACGCATCTTGGCGGGCCCGTCGGAAAAGCCCTCGCGGACAAAGCCGACGAACTCTTTGCCTCGCCACCAGACATCACCAAACTGGACGTTCTCGCCAACAAGCTCTAA
- a CDS encoding type 1 glutamine amidotransferase domain-containing protein, with protein MANTLQGRRIAILAADGVERVELETPRGAVQDAGGETELLSLKAGEIQARNNDLESAGTFVVDRVIADASVDDYDALLLPGGTVNPDKLRIDETAVSFVRAFVNSGKPVATICHGPWTLVEAGVANGRTLTSYPSVRTDLRNAGATVVDEEVVVDGNLISSRSPDDLPAFCNAIVDAFARPRAGATGR; from the coding sequence ATGGCGAATACATTGCAGGGCAGGAGGATCGCGATCCTAGCTGCGGATGGCGTGGAACGCGTTGAGTTGGAGACCCCGCGCGGCGCGGTGCAGGACGCCGGCGGGGAGACCGAACTGCTGTCGTTGAAAGCGGGTGAGATCCAGGCGCGCAACAACGACCTCGAATCCGCGGGTACGTTCGTCGTCGATCGAGTGATCGCCGACGCATCGGTGGACGACTACGACGCCTTGCTGCTGCCCGGCGGGACCGTCAATCCCGACAAGCTTCGCATCGATGAAACCGCCGTCTCATTCGTGCGCGCCTTCGTGAACTCGGGAAAGCCAGTGGCCACGATCTGCCACGGCCCGTGGACGCTGGTCGAGGCCGGCGTGGCCAACGGGCGCACACTGACGTCCTATCCAAGCGTGCGCACTGATCTACGCAACGCGGGTGCCACCGTCGTAGACGAGGAAGTCGTCGTCGACGGGAATCTGATTTCCAGTCGGTCACCCGACGACCTACCTGCGTTCTGCAACGCGATCGTCGATGCATTCGCCCGACCGCGAGCGGGCGCAACGGGGCGATGA